One Peribacillus simplex NBRC 15720 = DSM 1321 genomic region harbors:
- a CDS encoding FAD binding domain-containing protein, which produces MHYLSEYGEDAKVLSGGQSLIPLLNMRLSTPKYLIDIGRTGGLNYIQEDGESLVIGALTKHRDIEKSELVKEKCPLLSEAIRWVGHEQIRNRGTVGGSIAHGDPSAELPCVLTALRGEIVIADVNGEEIVSPEEFFLTYMLTSLQPDQLVKEIRFPIIKPTSGSAFVEVARRHGDFGLVEVAAVVELNEAGGFSEVKLAIGGVNSVPTPLVDVERLLVGKEPTEEIYKEASDLTMKMVEPESDLHGTAEYRRELSGTMVIRALKQATIRAQGGRVM; this is translated from the coding sequence GTGCACTATTTATCAGAATACGGGGAAGATGCGAAAGTGTTATCCGGAGGACAAAGTTTGATTCCATTATTGAATATGAGACTTTCAACGCCAAAATACCTGATTGATATAGGCAGGACTGGAGGGTTGAACTATATACAAGAAGATGGTGAATCACTGGTCATCGGTGCTTTGACGAAACATAGGGATATAGAAAAATCCGAGTTGGTTAAGGAAAAGTGTCCATTGCTATCGGAAGCGATCCGGTGGGTAGGCCATGAACAAATACGTAATCGGGGAACTGTTGGTGGCAGCATCGCCCATGGTGATCCATCTGCGGAGTTACCATGCGTTTTAACGGCCTTAAGAGGAGAAATAGTCATTGCTGATGTAAACGGCGAAGAAATAGTAAGCCCTGAAGAGTTCTTCCTTACCTATATGCTTACATCCTTACAGCCGGATCAATTGGTTAAAGAGATTCGGTTCCCGATAATAAAGCCGACTAGTGGATCGGCATTTGTTGAAGTGGCTAGAAGGCATGGGGATTTTGGTCTGGTTGAGGTGGCTGCAGTAGTGGAGTTAAATGAAGCTGGAGGTTTTTCTGAGGTTAAATTAGCCATTGGTGGCGTGAATTCCGTTCCAACACCTTTAGTGGATGTGGAGAGGCTTTTGGTTGGAAAGGAGCCGACTGAAGAAATTTATAAGGAGGCAAGTGATTTAACAATGAAGATGGTCGAACCTGAATCCGATCTCCATGGTACTGCTGAATATAGAAGGGAACTATCTGGTACGATGGTCATCCGTGCCTTAAAGCAAGCGACCATTCGTGCACAAGGGGGCAGGGTGATGTGA
- a CDS encoding SRPBCC family protein → MDILFWSKKGFKKFYNRGRRELEISGKINFDYSAEVIWEAMHNPELLKNAIPGCKDLSLVADGEYDVELKLGVAAVKGDYMGKVKLKDLEVPYQYILNAEGSGKPGFVSAEMDCKIIPDSDGCQLIWECKADIGGMIAGVGSRVIGGIAKFMAGKFFKDMEKQLKTHQRI, encoded by the coding sequence GTGGATATATTATTTTGGAGCAAAAAAGGTTTTAAAAAATTTTACAATCGGGGGCGAAGAGAATTGGAGATATCCGGAAAAATAAACTTTGATTATAGTGCAGAAGTGATTTGGGAAGCCATGCATAATCCGGAATTACTCAAGAATGCTATTCCAGGATGTAAAGACCTTTCATTAGTTGCTGATGGCGAATATGATGTTGAACTTAAGCTTGGTGTTGCAGCTGTAAAAGGTGACTATATGGGAAAGGTGAAATTGAAGGATTTAGAAGTGCCTTATCAGTATATTTTAAATGCTGAAGGCAGCGGGAAGCCAGGTTTTGTTTCTGCTGAAATGGACTGCAAAATAATTCCAGATAGTGATGGTTGTCAATTAATTTGGGAATGTAAGGCGGATATAGGTGGAATGATCGCTGGTGTGGGTAGCAGGGTCATTGGTGGTATTGCAAAATTCATGGCAGGTAAATTCTTTAAAGATATGGAGAAACAGTTAAAAACTCATCAAAGGATTTGA
- a CDS encoding VOC family protein — MAESLLGNRNINQLAFVVKDIEAANLAFTRLLGIKKAEPFLTGDSAVSKVTFRGVPTESQSKLAFLNTPTVQFELIEPDKNPGTMREFLDEVGEGIHHIAFDVDSIQKRLPIMEKSGYPALQTGEFTSSDGRYVYVDTLDNHKTLVELLESVEPRKTEWESPEDASVQPLLGTNKVEQLALVVKDLDAAADAYCKLLGIEKPPIIHSGSTEITNVIYKGKPTEGNSKYMFIDTPLIQIELIEPGESPSTWKDHLETYGEGVHHISFVIKDMEAKMKMLEEMGYPVIQTGNFFNGKGRYAYMDTTSTYKVIIELLERFDE; from the coding sequence ATGGCTGAATCGCTATTGGGAAATAGGAATATTAATCAACTCGCATTTGTTGTAAAAGATATTGAAGCTGCTAATCTAGCTTTCACAAGACTGCTAGGCATTAAGAAGGCAGAACCATTTCTAACTGGTGACAGTGCTGTTTCGAAAGTCACTTTTAGAGGTGTACCAACGGAATCCCAATCCAAACTGGCTTTTCTGAATACACCAACTGTCCAATTTGAACTAATAGAACCCGATAAAAATCCAGGAACGATGCGTGAGTTCCTGGATGAAGTAGGTGAAGGGATCCACCATATAGCTTTTGATGTAGACTCTATCCAAAAGAGGCTGCCAATCATGGAGAAAAGTGGATACCCGGCTCTGCAAACGGGTGAATTCACTTCAAGTGACGGTCGATATGTATATGTGGATACACTAGATAATCACAAAACGTTAGTTGAACTGCTTGAAAGTGTAGAGCCAAGAAAAACGGAATGGGAAAGTCCAGAAGATGCAAGCGTTCAGCCGCTATTAGGGACTAACAAAGTGGAACAACTTGCGTTAGTTGTAAAAGACCTGGATGCGGCTGCAGATGCATATTGTAAGTTGTTGGGTATTGAAAAACCTCCCATCATACATTCTGGTTCAACCGAAATCACAAACGTGATTTACAAAGGGAAGCCCACCGAAGGAAACTCGAAATATATGTTCATCGATACTCCGTTAATTCAAATTGAATTGATCGAGCCGGGCGAATCACCCAGTACGTGGAAAGATCATCTTGAAACATATGGTGAGGGTGTTCACCATATCTCTTTTGTCATTAAAGACATGGAGGCTAAAATGAAGATGTTAGAAGAAATGGGCTATCCGGTGATACAGACAGGAAACTTTTTTAACGGAAAAGGCCGATATGCCTATATGGATACAACATCGACCTATAAAGTGATTATTGAATTGCTAGAACGTTTTGATGAGTAA
- a CDS encoding SDR family NAD(P)-dependent oxidoreductase, producing MAMALKDKVVLITGGNSGIGEAVTRRFIQEGAKVSIIGRSIETLKKMKEEFGEEILINQGDVSKYEDNERAVQATVKQFGKLDVFVANAGVFDGFAKFAEVTPDALSEAYDFLIDINVKGSFFGAKAALKELQKSNGNIIFTVSGASFYPDGGGVWYTASKHAQIGLMRQLAFELAPNIRVNAVAPGGTLTALSVIPPLRPFVKIVDNETKANSIKKRNPLQLAQMPEDHVAAYVLLASDAARAITGEVISSDGGLSVRGLG from the coding sequence ATGGCAATGGCGTTAAAGGATAAAGTAGTGTTGATTACCGGAGGCAATTCAGGTATCGGAGAGGCTGTCACTAGACGTTTTATACAAGAAGGGGCAAAAGTCAGCATTATCGGCCGCTCGATAGAAACGCTAAAGAAAATGAAAGAGGAATTTGGTGAAGAGATTCTCATTAACCAAGGCGATGTAAGCAAATATGAAGACAATGAGAGGGCTGTCCAGGCCACTGTCAAGCAATTTGGAAAGCTGGATGTTTTCGTTGCTAATGCAGGAGTCTTTGATGGGTTTGCTAAATTTGCCGAAGTAACTCCCGATGCACTTTCCGAAGCATATGATTTTCTGATCGATATTAACGTTAAAGGATCTTTCTTCGGTGCTAAAGCCGCTCTTAAAGAACTGCAAAAATCAAATGGCAATATTATTTTCACCGTATCCGGTGCTAGTTTTTATCCGGATGGCGGCGGGGTTTGGTACACAGCAAGCAAGCATGCCCAAATAGGGTTGATGCGCCAACTTGCCTTTGAACTTGCTCCTAACATTAGGGTGAATGCTGTAGCGCCTGGTGGCACTCTGACAGCTTTATCGGTCATTCCTCCCCTACGTCCATTCGTTAAAATCGTGGATAATGAAACGAAGGCAAATAGCATAAAAAAAAGAAACCCTCTTCAGCTTGCACAGATGCCCGAAGATCATGTAGCTGCATATGTCCTGTTAGCATCGGACGCGGCGCGTGCAATTACCGGCGAAGTCATCTCCAGTGATGGAGGATTGTCAGTTCGCGGACTGGGTTGA
- a CDS encoding aromatic-ring-hydroxylating dioxygenase subunit beta — protein sequence MNVEKMLLKCEFEQWLYDEAQLLDDIEFDDWFDLMHPSLRYQMPVRVNKEGVERPDYSTDMFTFNDDIELLRLRVDRLKTDYAWAEIPPSRTRRFVSNVRVKDYVEGEKAVVKSYLLIYRSRSTDIQHDLISGERNDEFIFEEGKWKLSKRIFIVDQSTINTRNLAIFV from the coding sequence ATGAATGTGGAGAAAATGTTGCTCAAATGTGAATTTGAACAGTGGCTGTATGATGAAGCTCAATTACTGGATGATATTGAATTTGATGATTGGTTCGATCTAATGCACCCGAGCTTGCGTTATCAAATGCCTGTACGTGTTAATAAAGAAGGGGTGGAACGCCCGGATTATTCAACGGACATGTTTACATTTAATGATGATATTGAGCTGCTGAGACTGCGCGTGGATCGTTTGAAAACGGATTATGCTTGGGCGGAAATACCGCCATCAAGAACACGGCGTTTTGTCTCTAATGTACGCGTTAAAGACTATGTTGAAGGTGAAAAGGCTGTCGTTAAGAGCTATCTGCTTATCTATCGAAGCCGCAGCACGGATATTCAACATGATTTGATTTCGGGGGAACGAAATGATGAATTCATTTTCGAAGAAGGTAAATGGAAACTTTCCAAACGGATATTCATTGTTGATCAATCAACGATAAATACCAGAAATCTTGCTATCTTCGTATAA
- a CDS encoding aromatic ring-hydroxylating oxygenase subunit alpha, with translation MLKTEKSLEEMSKQQVVNYLNETVKPEEGVIPAYLLGDPKVYDIEHEKVFLKTWVFIGHDSEVPNKGDFITRELAGYSLIITRDGEGEIRAFYNMCTHRGMKLCRADKGNKSLFTCPYHGFNFKNTGELVGVPLQKDIYGGTLDRSEMGLHKVKLESYKGLLFGTWNEDAEPLEEFLGDIKWYLDILVGRAEMEVIGVPQRFIVNSNWKVGSDNFVGDSYHTMVTHGSIAKLGMVPNATYSKRGFQIHTENGHGLNLGTPNPDFAFPEELKDEFKNNLSEEQYEVLSNLKNMIGNVFPNLSFLISHTKIKDQFISNTSIRMWRPIGHNKMEVIAWMLVEKNASQDWKDRSRDSFILTFSPSGIFEQDDTEVFTDITEAAQGPMPFLKNLTYNYTMGLHREPVDFIGPGVAYDDKFTEASQRNFYKYWLELMTK, from the coding sequence ATGCTTAAAACTGAAAAATCCTTAGAAGAAATGTCGAAACAGCAAGTTGTTAACTATTTGAACGAAACGGTTAAACCAGAGGAAGGCGTTATACCTGCATACCTCCTTGGTGACCCAAAGGTTTATGATATAGAACATGAAAAAGTGTTTTTGAAAACATGGGTTTTTATCGGTCATGATTCTGAGGTACCCAACAAAGGAGACTTCATAACCCGTGAACTAGCTGGCTACTCGCTCATCATTACTCGTGATGGTGAAGGGGAAATCAGGGCGTTTTATAATATGTGCACCCATCGCGGAATGAAACTATGCCGTGCAGATAAAGGGAACAAGTCATTATTTACGTGTCCCTACCATGGATTTAATTTTAAAAACACTGGTGAGCTCGTGGGGGTTCCATTACAAAAGGATATATATGGGGGCACCCTTGACCGGTCGGAAATGGGCCTTCACAAAGTGAAGCTTGAATCCTATAAAGGTCTTTTATTTGGAACTTGGAATGAAGATGCAGAGCCACTTGAAGAGTTTCTTGGAGACATTAAATGGTATTTGGATATACTCGTAGGACGTGCAGAAATGGAAGTTATCGGGGTCCCGCAAAGATTCATTGTTAATTCGAACTGGAAAGTTGGTTCCGATAACTTTGTTGGTGATTCCTATCACACGATGGTCACACACGGTTCCATTGCAAAACTGGGCATGGTGCCCAATGCTACCTATTCAAAGCGTGGTTTTCAAATCCATACGGAAAACGGGCATGGACTAAACTTAGGGACACCTAACCCTGACTTCGCTTTCCCGGAAGAATTGAAAGATGAATTTAAAAATAATTTGTCTGAAGAACAATATGAAGTGTTATCAAACTTAAAGAATATGATTGGGAATGTTTTCCCTAACTTATCATTTTTAATATCCCATACTAAAATCAAAGACCAATTCATCTCCAACACTTCAATTAGAATGTGGCGGCCAATCGGTCACAATAAAATGGAAGTGATCGCTTGGATGCTCGTGGAAAAGAACGCCTCCCAAGATTGGAAAGATAGATCAAGAGATTCATTTATCTTGACATTTAGCCCATCCGGTATTTTCGAACAGGATGATACGGAAGTGTTTACGGATATTACTGAAGCAGCCCAAGGCCCAATGCCTTTCCTAAAGAATCTAACCTACAATTATACAATGGGTCTTCATCGTGAACCAGTTGATTTTATAGGACCTGGTGTTGCTTACGATGATAAATTCACTGAAGCGAGCCAGCGGAATTTTTACAAGTACTGGCTGGAATTAATGACGAAATGA
- the nadX gene encoding aspartate dehydrogenase yields the protein MKLGLIGCGNIGKFLLQAINNDGLLPGGKIVAIYARREEVAAQLAEEFRTQSYSDVDELLKSDVDLVIEAATIEAAEEYALKVLKSGKDLLLSSIGVMANSAFEEHSNQICKINNVNILLPSGAIGGLDVLKSAKAVNGLESVCITTRKPPNALPAGSSVTEETVLFEGSAAEAIKQFPRNINVAIVLSMAGLGSEKTKVKIIADPKVLKNIHLIEASGSFGKLKLEVENDPMPNNPKTSYLAALSVLATLQNKEKSVQIG from the coding sequence ATGAAGTTAGGTTTAATCGGATGCGGTAATATCGGTAAGTTTCTGCTTCAGGCAATTAATAACGACGGGCTTCTTCCAGGTGGGAAAATCGTTGCGATTTATGCCCGCCGTGAAGAAGTCGCGGCACAACTAGCTGAAGAATTCAGGACACAGTCATATAGTGATGTCGACGAACTCCTTAAATCCGATGTGGATTTAGTCATAGAGGCTGCAACGATTGAAGCAGCTGAAGAGTATGCATTAAAAGTGCTTAAAAGCGGGAAGGATCTCTTGCTAAGCAGCATAGGCGTGATGGCGAATTCTGCCTTTGAAGAACATTCAAACCAGATTTGCAAAATTAATAACGTGAATATTCTCCTTCCGTCTGGTGCGATTGGAGGTCTCGATGTACTTAAATCGGCAAAAGCGGTGAATGGCCTTGAATCTGTTTGCATCACCACAAGAAAACCGCCAAATGCATTGCCAGCAGGTTCTTCAGTGACAGAAGAAACGGTATTATTTGAAGGATCTGCTGCAGAAGCGATCAAACAGTTTCCGAGAAACATTAATGTTGCGATTGTACTGTCTATGGCTGGTCTTGGATCTGAAAAGACGAAAGTGAAAATCATTGCCGATCCAAAAGTGTTAAAAAACATTCACCTGATAGAAGCGTCAGGTTCGTTCGGGAAACTAAAACTGGAAGTGGAAAATGATCCGATGCCAAATAATCCGAAAACGAGTTATCTAGCGGCATTAAGTGTTTTGGCTACTCTGCAAAATAAGGAAAAGAGCGTTCAAATCGGTTAA
- a CDS encoding aldehyde dehydrogenase family protein: protein MISTYPLVSGKYLVNGEWIESTEKVDVVNPANTSEVVGQVAKCSEEIVNDAIEAAENAFETWSRSDIEERANRMNTAAEELSKVIEENVTVFVRENGKTLVEAKKDLLRCVEVMKGCAAELLDWWKPEVLPGNQKVQIRRRARGVTAIITPWNSPMILTFKRVIPAVLAGNAVVVKPATNCPLTIMTCLKVVAEHFPPGVINIVSGSGKAIGDTLCSDSRVRTLAFVGSTETGKDIMQKSAGNLQKVYMELGGNDPAIILEDANMDEAAIKRLRMGILRAAGQVCSAVKRVYVQESRFDEVVEKLTKEFSRMVIGDGIQPDVTMGPLNNKAQYDFVNGLIERTAKSGGNIITTGIQLNPETWDKGYYMLPSIITGVDQQSELVRVEQFGPIIPILPFNDIDEAVKLANDSEFALRASVWTENEDIAVEMADRLEAGAVFHNNHTVFSDLALDFPGLKESGVSRETRHCGLEFFADSYGFAD from the coding sequence ATGATTTCGACATACCCATTGGTTTCAGGAAAATACCTAGTTAATGGAGAATGGATAGAATCGACGGAAAAAGTCGATGTAGTAAATCCGGCAAATACATCGGAAGTAGTTGGACAGGTGGCAAAATGCTCTGAAGAAATCGTGAATGACGCGATTGAAGCGGCAGAAAATGCTTTTGAAACGTGGTCTCGCTCTGATATCGAGGAACGGGCTAATCGAATGAACACTGCGGCAGAAGAACTTTCAAAAGTAATCGAGGAAAATGTTACAGTGTTTGTACGTGAAAATGGCAAAACACTTGTGGAAGCTAAAAAGGATTTACTGCGCTGTGTTGAAGTCATGAAGGGCTGTGCAGCAGAGTTACTTGATTGGTGGAAGCCTGAAGTGCTCCCAGGAAATCAAAAAGTCCAAATCCGAAGAAGGGCAAGAGGTGTCACGGCAATAATCACACCGTGGAATTCTCCGATGATATTAACATTTAAAAGAGTCATACCTGCTGTTTTGGCAGGCAATGCCGTTGTCGTAAAACCTGCAACGAATTGTCCTTTAACGATAATGACCTGTTTAAAAGTAGTTGCTGAACATTTTCCTCCTGGAGTCATCAATATAGTCTCTGGATCAGGAAAAGCAATCGGCGACACGCTATGTTCCGATTCACGCGTACGGACATTGGCGTTTGTCGGAAGTACGGAAACCGGAAAAGATATCATGCAGAAATCAGCTGGAAATCTACAAAAAGTATATATGGAACTTGGCGGCAATGATCCTGCCATCATTTTGGAAGATGCCAATATGGATGAAGCGGCTATCAAACGTTTGAGGATGGGGATTTTACGAGCAGCGGGTCAGGTCTGTTCTGCTGTAAAACGAGTGTACGTCCAAGAATCACGTTTTGATGAGGTTGTGGAAAAGCTGACCAAAGAGTTTAGCCGGATGGTAATCGGTGATGGCATACAGCCTGATGTTACTATGGGTCCATTGAATAATAAAGCACAATATGACTTTGTGAATGGCTTGATCGAACGTACCGCTAAGTCAGGAGGAAATATAATCACAACTGGAATTCAGCTGAATCCTGAAACTTGGGATAAAGGTTATTATATGCTTCCTTCCATTATTACTGGCGTCGATCAGCAGAGCGAATTGGTTCGGGTAGAACAATTCGGACCCATCATTCCAATTTTACCTTTCAATGATATTGATGAAGCTGTAAAATTAGCGAATGATAGTGAGTTTGCCCTGCGTGCATCTGTTTGGACCGAGAATGAAGATATCGCTGTCGAAATGGCAGATCGCCTTGAAGCTGGTGCGGTTTTCCATAATAATCATACCGTTTTCAGCGACTTGGCTCTGGATTTCCCTGGCTTAAAAGAAAGTGGTGTTTCTCGGGAAACAAGGCATTGCGGGCTGGAATTCTTTGCGGACTCATACGGGTTTGCTGATTGA
- a CDS encoding thiamine pyrophosphate-binding protein: MKIHEEIEFTTADSIVKELVQAGVEAAFGIVSIHNMPIYDAILREGSIKLICSRGESGAVNMADGYARATGKLGVVITSTGTGAGNAAGSLVEAWAAGVPLLHLTGEVASSYLGTGKGYIHECKDQLSMMSGACKNAVRLRNPEQSAAVVRKAIQEALTAPTGPVTLEIPIDYQSAIIEDLSLEGLPASTSATNPTPFIPEQAVQKMVGARRPVIWAGGGVISANASQELQKLAEILGAAVITSQSGKGSIPENHEQCIGHFAAYETTKEFLRNADLLISVGVRFRGNETSNWKVPVPEEHIAIDADWQAINRNYKATIGLVGDAKDMLAAIIQKLEGNSVHAEPSYLQEVLSLRNEVRTQLRETLGPFEQFVDGMREILPDDTILVRDVTVQANVWGSRLFEIYEPRTSIHASGGGIGQGLPTAIGAQMGCQDKTVVLMAGDGGFMVNVGEMVTAAEENLPVIIVLFDDSGYGVLRNIQTAAYGRQVAVDLLSPDFVKLAESMHFDAVRIGSGDEFISELKKAKERRKPSMIVVDMETVGPMAKPFGGPPGAAEAFKPKKL; this comes from the coding sequence ATGAAAATACATGAAGAAATAGAGTTTACGACCGCCGATTCCATCGTAAAGGAGCTGGTTCAAGCAGGAGTGGAAGCTGCTTTCGGGATTGTCAGTATTCACAATATGCCCATCTATGATGCAATTCTTAGAGAAGGTAGCATCAAACTCATTTGTTCACGCGGTGAAAGCGGTGCCGTCAATATGGCTGATGGATATGCCCGCGCCACTGGGAAATTGGGTGTAGTGATTACCAGTACCGGAACAGGGGCAGGTAATGCTGCTGGTTCACTAGTGGAAGCTTGGGCAGCAGGTGTCCCCCTTCTGCATCTTACCGGTGAGGTGGCTTCTTCTTACCTTGGTACAGGCAAAGGGTACATACATGAGTGTAAAGACCAGCTTTCAATGATGAGCGGAGCTTGTAAAAATGCAGTGAGGCTTAGAAACCCTGAGCAATCTGCAGCAGTAGTAAGGAAGGCGATCCAAGAAGCGTTAACTGCACCAACGGGACCGGTTACACTGGAAATTCCCATTGATTATCAATCGGCGATCATAGAAGATCTTTCACTTGAAGGGCTGCCGGCTTCAACATCTGCAACAAATCCAACGCCATTTATTCCCGAACAAGCTGTGCAAAAAATGGTTGGCGCACGCCGTCCTGTAATATGGGCAGGAGGCGGAGTCATCAGTGCCAATGCTTCGCAAGAGCTGCAAAAATTGGCGGAAATCCTTGGTGCAGCGGTTATAACCAGTCAGTCAGGAAAAGGTTCGATCCCAGAAAACCATGAACAATGCATAGGTCATTTTGCGGCATATGAAACAACAAAAGAGTTTTTAAGAAATGCAGATTTATTGATTAGCGTAGGTGTAAGGTTTAGAGGGAATGAAACATCCAACTGGAAAGTGCCGGTGCCGGAAGAACATATAGCGATCGATGCGGATTGGCAGGCCATTAACCGGAACTATAAAGCCACAATAGGTTTGGTTGGCGATGCAAAAGATATGCTAGCTGCCATCATTCAAAAGCTCGAAGGAAATTCAGTTCATGCGGAGCCTTCTTATTTACAAGAAGTCCTTTCGCTTAGAAATGAAGTGCGCACTCAACTCAGGGAAACGCTTGGACCTTTTGAGCAATTTGTAGATGGCATGAGGGAGATATTGCCTGACGATACCATTCTAGTTCGTGACGTAACCGTACAGGCAAACGTTTGGGGCAGCCGTTTATTTGAAATCTATGAACCGAGAACATCCATTCATGCTTCAGGCGGCGGAATTGGTCAAGGTCTTCCAACTGCGATCGGTGCCCAAATGGGATGTCAAGATAAAACCGTCGTTCTTATGGCTGGAGACGGTGGGTTTATGGTGAATGTCGGGGAAATGGTCACAGCAGCCGAAGAAAACTTACCAGTGATCATCGTATTGTTCGATGACTCAGGCTATGGGGTCCTTCGCAATATTCAAACAGCCGCATATGGCCGGCAGGTAGCCGTGGATTTATTGAGTCCTGATTTTGTGAAACTGGCTGAGTCCATGCATTTTGATGCAGTCCGTATTGGTTCTGGAGATGAATTCATATCCGAACTGAAAAAGGCAAAGGAAAGACGTAAACCTTCAATGATCGTTGTTGATATGGAAACTGTGGGGCCAATGGCCAAGCCATTTGGCGGACCGCCAGGAGCTGCAGAAGCATTCAAGCCTAAAAAACTATAA
- a CDS encoding SDR family oxidoreductase — protein sequence MDLGLQGKVAVIMGGTSGVGLKTAEMFLAEGAKVAICGRSTERMESAQSQLLSFGDKADIFASTCDVTSKSDVDSFINGTAERFGGIDILVNAAGQSVMGHFFDITDEQWEEQIQLKFFAIIYAVRASHPHLVKRGGGRIININATLAKEPERHMVATAAARAGLLNLSKTLSQELAFDNILVNSVSLGLIRTDQWERRRLKNAPDMDPEEYYGDLAKKRNIPLGRVGEAEEVASVIVFLASDKASYVAGSTIETAGAIGKAL from the coding sequence GTGGATTTAGGATTGCAAGGAAAAGTTGCTGTCATTATGGGCGGCACGTCGGGCGTGGGATTAAAAACAGCAGAAATGTTTTTAGCTGAAGGAGCGAAAGTGGCTATATGCGGCAGAAGTACAGAGCGTATGGAAAGTGCACAAAGTCAATTGCTCTCATTTGGTGATAAGGCAGATATTTTTGCATCAACATGTGATGTCACCTCAAAATCGGATGTGGATTCTTTCATTAATGGTACCGCTGAGAGGTTTGGTGGAATCGATATATTAGTGAATGCAGCCGGTCAAAGCGTGATGGGTCACTTTTTTGACATAACGGATGAGCAGTGGGAAGAACAGATTCAGTTAAAGTTCTTTGCCATTATATATGCCGTTCGTGCTTCACATCCTCATTTAGTGAAAAGGGGAGGAGGGCGGATTATTAATATTAATGCAACGCTTGCTAAAGAACCTGAACGTCATATGGTAGCGACTGCAGCAGCAAGGGCTGGTCTCCTTAATTTAAGCAAAACCTTGTCCCAGGAATTGGCCTTTGACAATATATTGGTTAATTCAGTGAGTCTTGGATTGATCCGGACCGATCAATGGGAGCGAAGAAGATTGAAAAATGCGCCTGATATGGACCCTGAAGAGTATTACGGAGACCTTGCGAAAAAACGGAATATCCCTCTCGGCCGCGTAGGGGAAGCGGAAGAAGTGGCCAGTGTCATTGTTTTCCTTGCTTCAGACAAAGCAAGTTATGTAGCGGGTTCGACGATTGAGACGGCAGGAGCGATCGGAAAGGCACTTTAA
- a CDS encoding VOC family protein translates to MLGITHLRHISMITPNFDDQAEFYEKVWGLDRVDVPEEENTVYFRGAGPEHHILSLHKGEKRGLHHIAFGMVDKNAVDRAAGILQSKGVRIIEPPGYLDEAGAGYGLRFIDPENRVIELSAWVEVQTSIWSKKNVDPVKLNHVVMNTKNLDMIVEFYTNVLGFKVTDWSEHQMSFLRCNRKHHSIAFNQDEHASVNHIAYEVDSVDELMRGISNVRKAGLSELWGPGRHGPGDNIFCYFQDPGGFVMEYTCYLETIEDESEWRARVWKRVPHLMDQWGIAGPPKPEARKAMGGDPDPGWVDSHIDDSVMAEK, encoded by the coding sequence ATGCTTGGGATTACTCATTTACGACATATAAGCATGATAACTCCGAATTTCGACGATCAAGCAGAGTTTTATGAAAAGGTTTGGGGATTGGATAGAGTGGATGTTCCGGAAGAGGAGAATACGGTTTATTTCCGCGGGGCTGGACCGGAACATCATATTTTAAGCCTTCACAAGGGAGAAAAACGAGGTTTGCATCATATAGCTTTTGGCATGGTCGATAAAAATGCGGTGGATCGTGCAGCTGGGATATTACAATCGAAGGGCGTTCGAATTATTGAACCACCTGGATATTTGGATGAAGCAGGTGCCGGTTATGGCCTGCGGTTTATTGATCCGGAAAACCGCGTAATTGAGCTCTCGGCTTGGGTGGAAGTACAAACGAGTATTTGGAGCAAGAAAAATGTTGATCCAGTGAAACTGAATCATGTTGTAATGAACACGAAGAACTTAGATATGATCGTTGAGTTTTATACGAATGTACTTGGTTTTAAAGTTACTGATTGGAGTGAGCACCAAATGTCATTCCTGCGGTGCAACAGGAAGCATCACTCCATTGCCTTCAATCAAGATGAGCATGCGTCAGTCAATCATATCGCATACGAAGTCGATTCGGTGGATGAACTGATGCGAGGAATAAGCAATGTGCGAAAAGCGGGCTTGTCAGAACTTTGGGGACCTGGACGTCATGGGCCTGGAGACAATATTTTCTGTTATTTTCAAGACCCAGGCGGTTTTGTAATGGAGTATACATGTTACCTGGAAACGATCGAAGATGAATCTGAGTGGAGAGCACGTGTATGGAAACGGGTCCCGCATTTAATGGATCAGTGGGGGATTGCAGGGCCGCCGAAACCTGAAGCCCGCAAAGCAATGGGAGGAGATCCTGATCCGGGCTGGGTTGATTCTCATATAGATGATTCAGTCATGGCGGAAAAATGA